Proteins encoded in a region of the Nitrospira sp. genome:
- the rpsL gene encoding 30S ribosomal protein S12: MPTINQLVRKGRIFVRAKTKSPALKSCPQKRGVCLRVYTTTPKKPNSALRKVARVRLTNGMEVTTYIPGVGHNLQEHSIVLVRGGRVKDLPGVRYHLVRGALDAVGVADRKQSRSKYGAKRPK, from the coding sequence ATGCCGACGATCAATCAGCTGGTTCGAAAAGGACGAATCTTCGTAAGAGCAAAGACGAAGAGTCCTGCGCTTAAGTCCTGTCCCCAGAAGAGAGGGGTGTGTCTTCGGGTATACACGACGACGCCAAAGAAGCCGAATTCGGCATTGCGGAAAGTTGCGCGCGTGCGTCTCACGAACGGTATGGAAGTGACAACGTATATACCCGGTGTGGGACACAATCTTCAGGAGCATTCGATCGTGCTTGTGCGCGGAGGCCGTGTCAAGGACCTGCCTGGTGTTCGATACCATTTGGTCCGCGGCGCGTTGGATGCGGTGGGTGTGGCGGACCGGAAGCAGAGTCGTTCGAAGTACGGAGCGAAGCGGCCCAAGTAA
- the rpsG gene encoding 30S ribosomal protein S7, with the protein MPRSRFLGQREVLPDVRYRDKLVGKFINTLMSNGKKSTTERICYGAFDFIQEKTGGDPLKVFKAAVDNVKPIVEVKSRRVGGASYQVPVEIRPARRVSLALRWLSQFARTRGGKSMREKLAAELLDASNNTGAAVKKREDVHRMAEANKAFAHYRW; encoded by the coding sequence ATGCCACGCAGTAGGTTTTTAGGGCAACGAGAAGTGCTTCCCGATGTCCGGTACCGCGATAAGCTGGTCGGGAAGTTTATTAACACGCTGATGAGTAACGGGAAAAAGAGCACGACGGAACGGATATGCTATGGTGCATTTGATTTTATCCAGGAGAAGACCGGCGGCGACCCGCTGAAAGTGTTTAAGGCAGCTGTGGATAATGTGAAGCCGATCGTTGAAGTCAAGTCTCGTCGGGTGGGAGGTGCTTCCTATCAGGTTCCGGTTGAAATCAGGCCGGCACGCCGAGTCTCGTTGGCGCTTCGTTGGTTGTCGCAGTTTGCCCGTACGCGCGGTGGGAAAAGTATGCGCGAAAAGCTCGCAGCCGAGCTATTGGATGCATCGAACAATACGGGGGCTGCGGTCAAGAAGCGGGAAGACGTACATCGGATGGCGGAGGCCAATAAAGCGTTCGCTCATTATCGCTGGTAG